In one window of Frigoriglobus tundricola DNA:
- a CDS encoding DUF2809 domain-containing protein, translating into MLRLLLALAVTVALGLASRLCPAGWFLWDRVLGEVLYAVAAYLALAVLLFRTPPLFVAVIAFVCCVAVELFKLTHIPAENQQVFLVRWFLGMTFSQVNLGYYFIGVVVIAFANGATRGSLLGRETGPGSEWNGNRPEPATVPDPPA; encoded by the coding sequence ATGCTTCGTCTGCTGTTGGCCCTGGCCGTCACGGTGGCACTCGGTCTGGCGTCCCGGCTGTGTCCGGCGGGCTGGTTCCTCTGGGACCGGGTGCTCGGGGAGGTCCTTTATGCCGTGGCCGCCTACCTCGCTCTGGCCGTGCTCCTGTTCCGCACGCCGCCGTTGTTCGTCGCCGTGATCGCGTTTGTTTGCTGCGTGGCGGTCGAATTGTTCAAGCTGACGCACATACCGGCCGAGAATCAACAGGTGTTTTTGGTACGATGGTTTCTGGGAATGACCTTTTCTCAAGTGAATCTCGGCTACTATTTCATCGGCGTGGTGGTGATCGCGTTCGCGAACGGGGCGACCCGTGGTTCACTGCTGGGGCGAGAAACGGGGCCGGGGAGCGAATGGAACGGGAACCGGCCCGAACCCGCTACCGTGCCGGACCCGCCCGCGTGA
- a CDS encoding phage portal protein: MTRPTLPSRLRPLGPQAHEPAEIRQLRADLARKTKLVEDTLLSLDNLISPLDWQDAGFGGSGSWRWARPVDRTMDRTHAPLNYLNEQEWRWALAQARDLVQRNHLALGFRDHVANFIGPVDIAFVLRGQSPGATASGPADADGTEPASVHPLVRACTQVWDEWREWADWGQGTHDREAECRRRLIVEGECTLRFFAGDARSDGLPHVRHVEPERIRTPPGHSPLDRHGWGVITGDDDDEDELGLWVCHYQNVSEGKEVPSSEYVRIKGNVDRTVKRGWSDFNPVGEQLRKMMGLLDNVAHVARLQAAIAWWEEYPTATMQQVSSMIYAGQDYARTKLPPSATGADQSVTNYEAGTVVRTEGGREVKPGPVSAPNGFAQVEQMVLRGIGFRWGCPSYFSGDSRDSFASVLVTGSPFVRITESRQEEVKGFARKVACRVLEFAERTGRLPRGASGRVRPVATARPVVMADEEKQARTFLSLYEKSCADPVEFIRKRGGDPKVVAANIAAWQKKFAPPQQPGGDVPGGGLAPSGPAPAPPGSAGGDGSSPNAEPVGEGRWFREETDHEGNPMPTTPAGDGLKWELRDEHRNGGTVKVWHRVKAGSTETGSTGTWGSETPDGAKQTDADTFDSAAAAQKLLNDQLLPSDGEIEKIRKDGAAPSGRNPSKGPERRWERAIAVMLGPGWQASEKKNSADDVTGSVTINGVDCPVIVDGKLSGAAGFSYGQEGPAVRNKLDAASAQPNTIVAFLVAHVTPEGHDGSVASDGVTLRIGVHPQNISWDHDSIKNAGEFGPFQVLTATEYHALRKGDAAIVEKFRSRVFEKLKAIDIDKYNTAQTDASEVQTGRAATSTSQSASTSIKLGADVERVGKNLAKNFAALPTTVKVVQIGATAEELPADEVRKAAAHLSPKQVASLEHLLAEAKAHQNAQSGPNPPPS; the protein is encoded by the coding sequence ATGACCCGGCCCACCCTCCCGTCGCGCCTCCGCCCGCTCGGCCCCCAGGCCCATGAGCCGGCGGAGATCCGTCAGCTCCGTGCCGATCTGGCGCGGAAGACCAAGCTGGTTGAAGACACGCTGTTGTCGCTGGACAACCTGATCTCGCCCCTGGACTGGCAGGACGCCGGGTTCGGTGGTTCGGGGAGCTGGCGTTGGGCCCGTCCGGTGGACCGGACGATGGACCGGACCCACGCGCCTTTGAACTACCTGAACGAGCAGGAGTGGCGGTGGGCGCTGGCCCAGGCCCGGGACCTGGTGCAGCGGAACCACCTGGCGTTGGGGTTCCGGGACCACGTGGCGAACTTCATCGGGCCGGTGGACATCGCGTTCGTGCTGCGGGGCCAGTCGCCCGGTGCCACGGCGAGCGGCCCGGCGGACGCGGACGGGACCGAGCCGGCGTCGGTTCACCCCTTGGTGCGTGCGTGTACGCAGGTGTGGGACGAGTGGCGGGAGTGGGCGGACTGGGGCCAGGGTACGCACGACCGTGAGGCCGAGTGCCGTCGGCGTCTGATCGTGGAGGGGGAGTGTACGCTGCGGTTCTTCGCGGGGGACGCGCGGAGCGACGGGTTGCCGCACGTGCGGCACGTCGAGCCGGAACGGATCCGGACGCCGCCGGGGCACAGCCCCCTGGACCGTCACGGGTGGGGGGTGATCACGGGGGACGACGACGACGAGGACGAATTGGGCCTGTGGGTGTGTCACTACCAGAACGTGAGCGAGGGGAAGGAGGTCCCGTCGAGCGAGTACGTGCGGATCAAGGGGAACGTGGACCGGACGGTGAAGCGGGGGTGGTCGGACTTCAACCCGGTGGGTGAGCAGTTGCGGAAGATGATGGGGCTGTTGGACAACGTGGCGCACGTGGCGCGGTTGCAAGCGGCGATCGCGTGGTGGGAGGAGTACCCGACGGCGACGATGCAGCAGGTGTCGAGCATGATCTACGCGGGTCAGGACTACGCGCGTACGAAGCTGCCGCCGAGCGCGACGGGCGCGGACCAGAGCGTGACGAACTACGAGGCGGGGACGGTGGTCCGCACCGAAGGCGGCCGCGAGGTGAAGCCGGGTCCGGTGAGTGCGCCGAACGGTTTCGCGCAGGTGGAGCAGATGGTGCTGCGTGGGATCGGGTTCCGCTGGGGTTGCCCGAGCTACTTCAGCGGTGACAGCCGGGACTCGTTCGCCTCCGTTCTGGTGACGGGCTCGCCGTTCGTGCGGATCACGGAGTCGCGTCAGGAGGAGGTGAAGGGTTTCGCGCGGAAGGTGGCGTGTCGTGTGCTGGAGTTCGCGGAGCGGACGGGCCGTCTGCCGCGTGGTGCGTCGGGTCGTGTGCGTCCGGTGGCGACGGCTCGTCCGGTGGTGATGGCGGACGAGGAGAAGCAGGCGCGGACGTTCCTGTCGCTGTACGAGAAGAGCTGCGCGGACCCGGTGGAGTTCATCCGGAAGCGTGGCGGTGACCCGAAGGTGGTGGCGGCGAACATCGCGGCGTGGCAGAAGAAGTTCGCCCCGCCGCAGCAACCGGGGGGCGATGTACCGGGCGGTGGGCTTGCGCCGAGCGGTCCGGCGCCGGCGCCGCCGGGCAGCGCGGGTGGCGACGGGAGCAGCCCGAATGCCGAGCCGGTGGGGGAGGGGCGGTGGTTCCGAGAGGAGACGGACCACGAAGGCAACCCGATGCCCACGACACCCGCTGGGGATGGTCTCAAGTGGGAACTGAGAGATGAACACCGGAACGGGGGCACGGTCAAGGTTTGGCACCGAGTTAAAGCCGGCTCGACCGAAACTGGGAGCACTGGTACGTGGGGCTCGGAAACACCCGACGGCGCGAAGCAGACTGATGCCGATACATTTGATTCGGCGGCTGCTGCTCAGAAGCTATTAAACGATCAGCTATTGCCGAGCGACGGCGAGATCGAGAAGATCCGAAAAGACGGCGCGGCACCAAGTGGCCGAAATCCGTCGAAGGGACCCGAGCGGCGCTGGGAGAGGGCCATCGCCGTGATGCTCGGCCCCGGGTGGCAGGCAAGCGAAAAAAAGAACAGCGCCGACGACGTCACCGGCTCGGTCACCATCAACGGCGTCGATTGCCCGGTCATCGTCGACGGAAAATTGTCCGGAGCGGCCGGGTTCTCTTATGGTCAAGAGGGGCCGGCGGTTCGAAACAAGCTCGACGCGGCGTCTGCCCAGCCGAACACGATCGTGGCGTTCCTCGTTGCACACGTCACGCCCGAGGGGCACGATGGATCGGTTGCATCGGACGGTGTGACCCTCCGCATCGGCGTTCACCCGCAGAACATCTCATGGGACCATGACAGCATCAAAAACGCGGGCGAGTTCGGCCCGTTCCAGGTGCTGACGGCCACCGAGTACCACGCGCTGCGGAAGGGCGATGCCGCAATTGTGGAAAAATTTCGCAGCCGCGTTTTCGAAAAACTTAAGGCGATCGACATCGACAAATATAATACGGCCCAAACCGATGCTTCCGAAGTGCAGACCGGCAGGGCTGCGACCAGTACGAGTCAGTCGGCGTCCACATCCATCAAACTCGGCGCTGATGTCGAACGAGTCGGGAAGAACTTGGCGAAAAACTTTGCCGCGCTGCCGACCACAGTTAAAGTGGTGCAGATCGGCGCGACAGCTGAAGAATTGCCAGCCGACGAAGTGCGCAAGGCAGCGGCACACCTGTCGCCCAAACAGGTTGCGAGTTTGGAACACTTGCTCGCCGAAGCAAAGGCTCATCAGAATGCACAGAGCGGCCCGAATCCGCCCCCGAGTTGA
- the tnpB gene encoding IS66 family insertion sequence element accessory protein TnpB (TnpB, as the term is used for proteins encoded by IS66 family insertion elements, is considered an accessory protein, since TnpC, encoded by a neighboring gene, is a DDE family transposase.) produces MLSIPPTTQLWYGGAVDLRLGFDGLYRHVQSTLQADPLSGHLFIFTNRSANRLKALYWTRHGLCLWCQRLERGRYHFPTPTDRKLELTATEFAMILDGIDYSSAKRFTRYCRPKASESDLRTRTS; encoded by the coding sequence GTGCTGAGCATTCCACCCACCACCCAGCTCTGGTACGGCGGGGCCGTCGATCTGCGCCTCGGGTTCGACGGCCTGTACCGCCACGTCCAATCCACGCTTCAGGCCGATCCCTTGAGCGGGCATCTGTTCATTTTCACCAATCGCTCGGCCAACCGGCTCAAGGCCCTGTACTGGACCCGCCACGGGCTCTGCTTGTGGTGCCAGCGACTCGAGCGCGGGCGGTACCACTTCCCCACCCCGACCGACCGCAAACTCGAACTCACCGCCACCGAGTTCGCCATGATCCTCGACGGCATCGACTACTCGTCGGCCAAACGTTTCACCCGTTATTGTCGCCCGAAAGCGTCCGAATCCGACTTGCGCACCCGCACGTCCTGA
- a CDS encoding leucine-rich repeat domain-containing protein encodes MSRVMLAAVAAWLAVAPAARADDAEDKAAALVEQLGGTVTRDARRAGKPVVKVDLADATVSGADLRGLAPLQDLTELVLTDSEVGDADLKELAPFQKLTVLRLGGTKVTDDGLSELAGLRKLARLELARTAVTHARLKHLGALKALTALDLEGTKVGDAGTRDLGALAHLTTLNLRRTQVSDAGLRDLTALKGLKVLDLGVTRVTDAGAETLVLFKDLTVLRVGGTQVTDAGVKKLTALEKLTVLGLAFTPVTDAALKELVAFKNLTTLHLNGTQVTDAGVKDLTALAGLTFLELNNTKVTDAGLKELLALKKLTRLGLRGVPVTDAGVKQLGALKALTRLSLFETAVTDTCIEELKKALPGCKIEK; translated from the coding sequence ATGTCACGGGTGATGCTGGCCGCGGTCGCGGCGTGGTTGGCGGTGGCCCCGGCGGCGCGGGCCGACGACGCCGAGGACAAGGCCGCCGCCCTCGTGGAGCAACTGGGCGGCACGGTCACGCGCGACGCCCGGCGCGCCGGCAAGCCGGTGGTGAAGGTGGACCTCGCGGACGCGACGGTGTCCGGCGCGGACCTGCGCGGGCTGGCCCCGCTCCAGGACCTCACCGAGCTGGTCCTGACCGACTCGGAAGTGGGCGACGCGGACCTGAAGGAACTGGCCCCGTTCCAGAAACTGACCGTGTTGCGGCTCGGCGGGACCAAGGTCACCGACGACGGGCTCTCCGAACTGGCCGGGCTGCGCAAGCTCGCCCGCCTCGAACTGGCCCGAACGGCGGTGACCCACGCGAGGCTGAAGCACCTCGGCGCGCTCAAGGCCCTCACCGCGCTCGACCTGGAGGGCACGAAGGTCGGCGACGCCGGCACGCGCGACCTGGGCGCGCTGGCGCACCTGACCACGCTCAACCTGCGCCGCACGCAGGTGTCGGACGCGGGCCTGCGCGACCTGACCGCCCTGAAGGGCCTGAAGGTGCTGGACCTGGGCGTCACGCGGGTGACGGACGCCGGGGCCGAGACGCTGGTCCTCTTCAAGGACCTCACCGTGCTGCGCGTGGGCGGAACCCAGGTGACGGACGCGGGGGTCAAGAAGCTCACCGCGCTCGAAAAGCTCACGGTCCTGGGTCTGGCCTTCACGCCGGTAACGGACGCGGCACTGAAGGAGCTGGTCGCGTTCAAGAACCTGACCACCCTCCACCTCAACGGCACGCAGGTGACGGATGCCGGGGTCAAGGACCTGACCGCGCTCGCGGGGCTGACGTTCCTGGAGTTGAACAACACGAAGGTGACGGACGCCGGGCTGAAGGAGCTGTTGGCGCTGAAGAAGCTCACCCGGCTCGGGCTGCGCGGGGTGCCGGTGACGGACGCGGGGGTGAAGCAGCTCGGCGCGCTCAAGGCCCTCACCCGGCTGTCGCTGTTCGAAACGGCGGTGACCGATACCTGCATCGAGGAACTGAAGAAGGCGCTCCCCGGGTGCAAGATCGAGAAGTGA
- a CDS encoding IS630 family transposase, producing MAITLPDSRGLSDDVMQALRVRALHAIESGFSQADVARVLGVAGETVSRWWTAYTTGGLDALPQDRTGRPVGTGRTLSDTQCAHLQQLLDTKSPADLGIAAPVWNRRAVRDLILKEYGLRMPIRTVGEYLRRWGYTAKKPSRHARKQDPDEVREWLEQTYPAIEKLARVERATIFWCDETGVAADAYPGYGYARAGERATIQVPDPHIRINMVSGISNTGEVRFMTYAGTMTAERFIAFLKQLLATVPGAIFVIVDSLSAHTTETVATWVQEHEERVAVFYLPRYSPELNPDEYLNNDLKGNVHDAGLPDTSKTLRSRVQRFMHKLLMLPKHVMSYFLHPKISYCSSD from the coding sequence ATGGCGATCACCTTGCCGGATTCTCGTGGGCTGTCCGACGACGTCATGCAGGCGTTGCGCGTGCGCGCGTTGCACGCGATCGAGTCCGGGTTCTCGCAAGCCGATGTGGCCCGCGTGCTGGGTGTGGCGGGTGAAACGGTGTCGCGTTGGTGGACGGCGTACACGACCGGCGGGTTGGACGCCCTGCCCCAGGATCGCACCGGGCGCCCGGTCGGAACCGGGCGCACCCTTTCCGACACACAGTGTGCTCATCTGCAACAGCTCCTGGACACAAAGAGCCCGGCGGATCTGGGGATCGCCGCGCCGGTGTGGAACCGTCGCGCGGTTCGCGATCTGATCCTCAAGGAGTACGGGCTCCGGATGCCGATCCGCACCGTGGGGGAATACCTGCGGCGCTGGGGCTACACGGCCAAGAAGCCGTCCCGCCACGCCCGCAAACAAGACCCCGACGAAGTGCGGGAGTGGCTCGAGCAGACGTACCCGGCCATTGAGAAGCTGGCCCGGGTGGAACGGGCCACCATCTTCTGGTGCGATGAAACGGGGGTCGCCGCCGACGCGTATCCCGGTTACGGGTACGCCCGCGCGGGCGAACGGGCGACGATCCAGGTTCCCGATCCGCACATCCGGATCAACATGGTGTCCGGGATCAGCAACACGGGCGAGGTGCGGTTCATGACGTACGCGGGGACGATGACCGCCGAACGGTTCATCGCGTTCCTGAAGCAGCTGCTGGCGACCGTGCCGGGCGCGATCTTTGTGATCGTGGATAGCTTGTCGGCCCACACCACGGAGACGGTCGCCACGTGGGTACAAGAGCATGAGGAACGCGTGGCCGTGTTTTATCTGCCCCGGTACAGCCCCGAATTGAACCCCGACGAATATCTCAACAACGACCTGAAGGGGAACGTGCATGACGCCGGCTTGCCCGACACCAGCAAGACCTTGCGATCGCGCGTCCAACGCTTCATGCACAAGCTCCTCATGCTCCCCAAACACGTGATGAGCTACTTCCTCCACCCCAAGATCAGCTATTGCTCATCAGATTAA
- a CDS encoding IS630 family transposase, producing MAITLPDSRGLSDEVLQALRLRALHGIESGFSQADVARLLGVAGETVSRWWTAYTAGGLQALPQERTGRPVGTGRTLSDEQGAHLQLLLDTKSPSDLGIAAPVWNRRAVRDLILNEYGLRVPIRTVGEYLRRWGYTAKKPSRHARKQDPDEVREWLEQTYPAIEKLARAERATMFWCDETGTAADAYPGYGYAREGQRATIEVPDPHIRMNMVSGISNTGDVRFLTYSGTMTAERFITFLKQLLTTVPGTIFVIVDNLPAHAKDAVVAWVQQHEDRLAVFYLPRYSPELNPDEYLNNDLKGQVHDAGLPDTSKTLRSRIQRFMHKLLMLPKHVMSYFLHPKVNYCASG from the coding sequence ATGGCGATCACATTGCCGGATTCTCGTGGGCTGTCCGACGAAGTCCTGCAGGCGTTGCGCCTGCGCGCGTTGCACGGGATCGAGTCCGGGTTCTCGCAAGCCGATGTGGCCCGGTTGCTGGGTGTCGCGGGTGAAACCGTGTCGCGCTGGTGGACGGCCTACACGGCGGGTGGGCTGCAGGCCCTGCCCCAGGAGCGCACCGGGCGACCGGTGGGAACCGGGCGCACCCTCTCCGACGAGCAAGGGGCCCACCTGCAACTACTGCTCGACACCAAGAGCCCGTCGGATCTGGGGATCGCCGCGCCCGTGTGGAACCGTCGCGCGGTTCGCGACCTGATCCTCAACGAGTACGGGCTCCGGGTGCCGATTCGCACCGTGGGGGAATACTTGCGGCGCTGGGGCTATACGGCCAAGAAGCCGTCCCGCCACGCCCGCAAGCAAGATCCCGACGAGGTGCGTGAGTGGCTCGAGCAGACGTATCCGGCCATTGAAAAGCTGGCTCGGGCGGAACGGGCCACCATGTTCTGGTGCGATGAGACCGGGACGGCCGCCGACGCGTATCCCGGTTACGGGTACGCCCGCGAGGGCCAACGGGCGACGATCGAGGTTCCCGATCCGCACATCCGGATGAACATGGTCTCCGGGATCAGTAACACGGGCGATGTGCGGTTCCTGACGTATTCCGGCACGATGACGGCCGAGCGGTTCATCACGTTCCTGAAGCAGTTGCTGACGACCGTGCCGGGTACGATCTTCGTGATCGTGGACAACTTGCCCGCCCACGCCAAGGATGCGGTCGTCGCTTGGGTCCAACAGCATGAGGATCGGCTCGCCGTGTTTTATCTGCCCCGGTACAGTCCCGAATTGAACCCCGACGAGTATCTCAACAACGACCTGAAGGGGCAGGTGCATGACGCCGGCTTGCCCGACACGAGCAAAACCCTGCGCTCGCGAATCCAACGCTTCATGCACAAGCTCCTGATGCTACCCAAACATGTGATGAGCTACTTCCTCCATCCAAAAGTAAACTATTGCGCATCAGGTTAA
- a CDS encoding GNAT family N-acetyltransferase, whose protein sequence is MTRSLAPTLRAAEPADWAFLDHLQRRYHHAIGYLSRAALAEAIDRRRVLLALENGEPAGYVYGKAHYQRRADVAIIFQAAVSYDARRRLLGTALVDAFARSLAPSVNQMCLWCATDLDASLFWSALGFRAVASRDGARRSRRTHALWCRHVHDAQGPFWIPESTRGGVMREVRSVQPMPTG, encoded by the coding sequence ATGACCCGCTCCCTTGCGCCGACCCTGCGCGCCGCCGAACCGGCCGACTGGGCGTTCCTCGACCACCTTCAGCGCCGCTACCACCACGCCATCGGCTACCTGTCGCGGGCGGCGCTCGCCGAAGCCATCGACCGCCGCCGCGTGCTCCTCGCACTCGAGAACGGCGAGCCCGCCGGGTACGTCTACGGCAAGGCCCACTACCAGCGCCGCGCCGACGTCGCCATCATCTTCCAGGCCGCCGTCAGCTACGACGCCCGCCGCCGGCTCCTGGGCACCGCCCTCGTGGACGCCTTCGCCCGGAGCCTCGCCCCGAGCGTCAACCAGATGTGCCTGTGGTGCGCCACCGACCTGGACGCCAGCCTGTTCTGGTCGGCGCTGGGGTTCCGGGCCGTCGCGTCACGAGACGGTGCGCGGCGCAGCCGCCGCACGCACGCGCTCTGGTGCCGGCACGTCCACGACGCCCAGGGGCCGTTCTGGATTCCCGAATCGACACGCGGCGGGGTGATGCGCGAAGTGCGAAGCGTGCAGCCGATGCCGACGGGATGA
- a CDS encoding phosphorylase family protein produces MSPSEQALFAQILEELDAFALESAQGTSDTVLLRQFHLRWRAKFGSQGEMLALRVFTIRHARDEGAPMIAIITALPKEFAAVECLLDAVEDIAIPGCGAGRRYTRANLSATSGGSHKVVLALMADMGNNIAAIRAALLLEHFPTVEAIIMTGIAGGIPHPAKLEDHVRLGDIVVSNRNGVVQYDNLKSGRKGKIVVDTVRAAPRPPAAKLLEAVRYLEARALRGVEPWHEHIDRACQSLNIARPSAETDVLHHSTNRQEVITHPDDTRRKPGRPLIFQGPIAAANILLKDPVRRDRLRDAHGVKAVEMEGSGIADATWHADNGYLVVRGICDYCDMSKDDAWQAYAAAIAAAYTIALIASMPATEMKHNGH; encoded by the coding sequence GTGTCGCCATCTGAACAGGCCCTCTTCGCACAGATCCTGGAGGAACTCGACGCGTTCGCTTTGGAATCCGCTCAAGGCACATCGGACACGGTGCTGTTGCGGCAGTTTCACTTGCGGTGGCGGGCGAAGTTCGGTTCTCAAGGCGAAATGCTGGCGTTGAGGGTGTTCACCATCCGGCACGCTCGTGACGAAGGCGCACCAATGATCGCAATCATCACGGCGCTGCCAAAGGAGTTCGCCGCGGTCGAGTGCCTGCTCGACGCCGTAGAGGACATTGCGATACCGGGCTGTGGCGCGGGCCGGCGCTATACGCGGGCGAACCTGTCGGCAACCAGCGGCGGCTCCCACAAGGTCGTCCTTGCTCTGATGGCCGATATGGGTAACAACATTGCCGCAATCCGCGCCGCACTTCTACTGGAACACTTTCCCACCGTCGAGGCCATCATCATGACTGGGATCGCCGGCGGCATCCCGCACCCAGCGAAGCTTGAAGACCACGTGCGTTTAGGCGACATCGTCGTATCGAACCGTAACGGTGTTGTCCAGTATGACAACCTCAAGAGTGGGCGTAAGGGCAAGATCGTTGTCGATACGGTGCGGGCGGCTCCGCGCCCCCCGGCGGCGAAACTGCTCGAAGCCGTTCGATATCTTGAGGCGCGAGCGCTACGGGGTGTGGAACCGTGGCACGAACACATCGATCGTGCGTGTCAATCACTGAACATCGCCCGGCCTTCGGCTGAAACGGACGTCCTGCATCACTCCACGAACCGGCAAGAAGTCATCACGCACCCGGACGACACCCGTCGCAAGCCGGGGCGGCCCCTGATCTTTCAGGGGCCGATTGCAGCCGCAAACATTCTCCTCAAAGACCCGGTTCGGCGGGACCGCTTGCGCGACGCGCACGGTGTCAAGGCGGTCGAGATGGAAGGGTCGGGGATAGCAGACGCGACCTGGCACGCGGACAACGGATATCTCGTCGTTCGCGGGATCTGCGACTACTGCGACATGAGCAAAGACGACGCCTGGCAAGCCTACGCGGCTGCTATTGCCGCAGCTTACACCATCGCGCTCATCGCCTCAATGCCCGCGACCGAAATGAAGCACAACGGGCACTGA
- a CDS encoding DUF3859 domain-containing protein, whose amino-acid sequence MPGRWHFVRGYEHELVAGEWRLAVFIDDVEVARTVFHVRRPPSRGPTERAARFPLPSARPSR is encoded by the coding sequence GTGCCAGGCCGCTGGCACTTCGTCAGGGGCTACGAGCACGAGTTGGTGGCCGGCGAGTGGCGCCTCGCGGTGTTCATTGACGACGTCGAGGTGGCCCGCACGGTGTTCCACGTCCGCCGCCCCCCGTCGCGCGGCCCGACGGAACGGGCCGCGCGTTTCCCGTTGCCCTCCGCGCGTCCGTCCCGGTAA
- the tnpA gene encoding IS66 family insertion sequence element accessory protein TnpA — MPAVPAASRRDPAATRRRWAERLERFRRSGQTIAQFCAAEGVSPPSFYVWRRTLADHAPSPVPVTPTLVPIRLTPSPAGPPIEVVFPSGTVLRFPVDARPEVIAALVHAVEGRPC; from the coding sequence GTGCCTGCTGTCCCTGCTGCCTCTCGCCGTGACCCGGCCGCCACCCGTCGCCGGTGGGCCGAACGACTCGAACGGTTCCGCCGGTCGGGGCAGACGATCGCTCAGTTCTGTGCCGCCGAGGGCGTCTCACCGCCGTCCTTTTATGTGTGGCGGCGAACCCTCGCGGACCACGCCCCATCACCCGTACCGGTCACTCCGACGCTCGTCCCCATCCGCCTGACCCCGTCGCCCGCCGGACCGCCGATCGAGGTGGTGTTCCCGTCGGGAACCGTCCTGCGGTTCCCGGTCGATGCCCGACCGGAGGTCATCGCCGCCCTCGTGCATGCGGTGGAGGGGCGCCCGTGCTGA
- a CDS encoding phage major capsid protein — MFLNKIPTRQSKFKFERVPGISHIGDENIVVGETEAYPEVGVTEDWIDTPETRKRGMVARATREVIFFDQTGQYLDRLGRIGEWLGVNDEKRAIAAVVDAGESTTYGQYQYRWRNYGPVNTYGLNSGFHSWTNLQSGNSLVTYANVQAAWQLLVQILDPYTGEPQNVTMKHICVPPALAFAVPFALKGMVKRTAPGYATSGNPVSTEINNPTGDIIGNLEILSTQLFRSISGSDTSWFVGDISASFEQIENWPLTVTTLGGQSQMDFDFDVMFQTKVSKRSTFTTVQPRKMVKCTP, encoded by the coding sequence GTGTTCCTGAACAAGATCCCCACGCGCCAGAGCAAGTTCAAGTTCGAGCGGGTGCCCGGGATCAGCCACATCGGCGACGAGAACATCGTGGTGGGCGAGACCGAGGCGTACCCGGAAGTGGGCGTCACGGAAGACTGGATCGACACCCCGGAGACCCGGAAGCGCGGCATGGTGGCTCGGGCCACCCGCGAGGTGATCTTCTTCGACCAGACTGGCCAGTACCTGGACCGCCTGGGCCGGATCGGTGAGTGGCTGGGCGTGAACGACGAGAAGCGGGCCATCGCCGCGGTCGTGGACGCCGGCGAGAGCACCACGTACGGCCAGTACCAGTACCGGTGGCGGAACTACGGGCCGGTGAACACCTACGGCCTGAACAGCGGGTTCCACTCGTGGACCAACCTCCAGAGCGGGAACAGCCTGGTGACGTACGCCAACGTCCAGGCGGCCTGGCAGCTCCTGGTGCAGATCCTCGACCCGTACACCGGCGAGCCGCAGAACGTGACGATGAAGCACATCTGCGTGCCCCCGGCCCTGGCCTTCGCCGTGCCATTTGCCTTAAAGGGGATGGTGAAGAGGACGGCCCCCGGGTACGCCACGAGCGGCAACCCGGTGAGCACCGAGATCAACAACCCGACCGGCGACATCATCGGGAACCTGGAGATCCTCTCGACCCAACTGTTCCGCTCGATCAGCGGGTCGGACACGAGCTGGTTCGTGGGCGACATCTCGGCCTCGTTCGAGCAGATCGAGAACTGGCCGCTCACCGTGACCACGCTCGGCGGCCAGAGCCAGATGGACTTCGACTTCGACGTGATGTTCCAGACGAAGGTGAGCAAGCGCTCGACCTTCACCACGGTCCAGCCCCGCAAGATGGTGAAGTGTACCCCCTGA